Genomic DNA from candidate division WOR-3 bacterium:
ATTAAAGATGAACAAGGAATAATTATAATCCATGATGCGGTAAGACCATTCATTACTCAGGGATTAATAAATCGCGGGATAAAATTGTGCAGGAAGTATAAATCGGTCATATTCGGAACACCGGTATTTGATACAATAAAACTCACGAAAAAGAATAAGGTTATTTGTACAGTTCCGAGAATATCGCCCTATGCAGTTCAAACTCCACAATTTTTTGACATCAAGCGTTTAAGAGAGGCTTATAAAAAAATCAATTTCAAAAATGAATTTACCGACGAGGCAGGTATTGTTGAGAATGCAGGAATGGAAGTCTTTGTCTTTAAAGGCGAACCGAA
This window encodes:
- a CDS encoding 2-C-methyl-D-erythritol 4-phosphate cytidylyltransferase; its protein translation is MKVFAIIVGAGKGKRFGGLKQFVEIFGKPLIVHTAECFEKNKFVDKIIVVVPENMIKKAERLVKNFGLKKIYKIVPGGKRRQDSVLNGVKAIKDEQGIIIIHDAVRPFITQGLINRGIKLCRKYKSVIFGTPVFDTIKLTKKNKVICTVPRISPYAVQTPQFFDIKRLREAYKKINFKNEFTDEAGIVENAGMEVFVFKGEP